One segment of Solanum stenotomum isolate F172 chromosome 1, ASM1918654v1, whole genome shotgun sequence DNA contains the following:
- the LOC125863479 gene encoding uncharacterized protein LOC125863479, with protein MSDEIPTCKEQKVTLQIKRSLIKEYIAQQNYKEQKKHNGKTERGTNEGKQHFSHQHVMKQIVNPTETLTCNACEKPNNSNKPFYGCNTCQYFLHENCFNAPRILNHSSHPLHPLTLHQIPSYASGSYICNACGSVGNGFCFNCADCEFDIHLQCASCPSSILVDKHTHQLELQYGYPEDSEYVCDICSVMMNKDNWFYYCGGCDFASHLNCAIISPEVGVFPKQQRPNPSRNSHANAAVEMINSVNDDHDRLVAAQIRAQIDARSRRAMLDLI; from the exons ATGAGTGATGAAATCCCAACTTGCAAAGAGCAAAAAGTCACATTGCAGATAAAACGGTCCCTAATAAag GAGTATATTGCACAACAAAATtacaaagaacaaaaaaaacacaatgGGAAGACTGAACGGGGTACAAATGAGGGTAAACAACACTTCAGCCATCAACACGTCATGAAACAAATTGTGAATCCAACTGAAACTCTCACTTGCAATGCTTGTGAGAAACCAAACAACAGTAACAAGCCTTTCTACGGCTGCAACACCTGCCAATATTTCCTCCATGAAAACTGCTTTAATGCTCCGCGTATTCTCAATCACTCGTCTCATCCTTTGCACCCATTGACCCTTCACCAAATTCCGTCTTACGCGAGTGGTTCCTATATTTGCAATGCTTGTGGCTCTGTTGGAAATGGATTTTGCTTTAACTGTGCTGATTGTGAATTTGATATTCACTTGCAATGTGCATCCTGTCCTAGCTCTATACTTGTTGATAAACACACGCATCAATTGGAGCTCCAATACGGTTATCCTGAGGATAGCGAATATGTTTGCGATATCTGCTCTGTAATGATGAACAAGGACAACTGGTTCTACTATTGCGGTGGGTGTGATTTCGCTTCACACTTGAACTGTGCGATAATTAGTCCTGAAGTCGGTGTTTTTCCCAAACAGCAGCGTCCAAATCCAAGTCGGAATTCCCATGCGAATGCGGCGGTGGAAATGATAAATTCAGTGAATGATGATCATGACCGGCTTGTAGCAGCTCAAATTCGTGCTCAGATCGACGCACGATCAAGACGAGCTATGCTGGACTTAATCTAG
- the LOC125863626 gene encoding uncharacterized protein LOC125863626 produces MTSSTQGTTSFQDNKVHFSHPHVLKLVNPTVRTLTCNACEQQNNSNRPFYGCNNCQYFLHENCLNAPRFLDHSSHPSHPLTLLPIPTYPTRSFLCNACGSSGNGFSFSCARCQFDVHVQCASCPSSLLIDKHPHQLELIFGSPHQDKDIKYVCDVCDAVMNKDNWLYYCADCDFGAHLQCASPELVVYLASRSINPNANSALEMINSVNEISDNFFEYQLATRMATRLGEEMMDSSRPTRTYIYY; encoded by the coding sequence ATGACATCGTCGACCCAAGGAACGACATCGTTTCAAGATAATAAAGTACATTTCAGCCACCCCCATGTCTTGAAACTTGTCAATCCAACTGTACGTACTCTCACTTGCAATGCTTGTGAGCAACAAAACAATAGTAACAGGCCTTTTTATGGCTGCAACAATTGCCAATATTTCCTCCATGAAAACTGCCTCAACGCTCCGCGATTTCTCGATCACTCATCTCATCCTTCACACCCTTTAACTCTTCTCCCAATTCCAACTTACCCGACTCGTTCCTTTCTTTGCAACGCTTGTGGATCTTCTGGCAACGGATTCAGCTTTAGCTGTGCCCGTTGCCAGTTTGATGTCCACGTGCAATGTGCCTCTTGTCCGAGTTCATTACTCATCGACAAGCACCCACATCAATTGGAGCTCATATTCGGTTCTCCTCAccaagataaggatatcaaatACGTTTGTGATGTCTGCGATGCAGTAATGAACAAGGACAATTGGTTGTACTATTGTGCTGATTGTGATTTCGGGGCGCACTTGCAGTGTGCTAGCCCTGAACTTGTTGTTTACCTAGCGAGCCGATCAATCAATCCAAATGCAAATTCAGCACTGGAAATGATAAATTCAGTTAATGAGATtagtgataatttttttgaatatcaaCTTGCTACTCGAATGGCAACACGATTAGGAGAAGAAATGATGGATTCGAGCAGGCCAACACGAACATACATTTACTATTAA
- the LOC125841152 gene encoding uncharacterized protein LOC125841152 gives MGRLNGDTNAGKQHFSHDHILKLIANPTETLTCNACEQPNNTNKPFYGCNTCQYFLHENCFNAPRFLNHSSHPSHPLTLHQIPAYAGGSYICSACGSVGNGFCYNCADCEFDLHLQCASCPSSILVDKHTHQLELHFDSPDEDKDSKYVCDICFVTMSNDNWLYYCAGCDFASHLYCAITNPEVGVFPKQQHPNPNPSQNSNSNSNLNPNAAVEMINSVNAAHERLIAAQIRAQIAARGRQAALDII, from the coding sequence atggGAAGACTGAATGGGGATACAAATGCGGGTAAACAACACTTCAGCCATGACCACATCTTGAAACTAATTGCCAATCCAACTGAAACTCTCACTTGCAATGCTTGTGAGCAACCAAACAATACTAACAAGCCTTTCTACGGCTGCAACACCTGCCAATATTTCCTCCATGAAAACTGCTTTAATGCTCCACGTTTTCTCAATCACTCGTCTCATCCTTCCCACCCCTTGACCCTTCACCAAATTCCGGCTTACGCGGGTGGTTCCTATATTTGCAGTGCTTGTGGCTCTGTTGGAAATGGATTTTGCTATAACTGTGCTGATTGTGAATTTGATCTTCACTTGCAATGTGCATCCTGTCCGAGCTCCATACTTGTTGATAAACACACCCATCAATTGGAGCTCCACTTCGATTCTCCTGACGAAGACAAGGATAGCAAATATGTTTGCGATATCTGCTTTGTAACGATGAGCAATGACAATTGGTTGTACTATTGCGCTGGCTGTGATTTTGCGTCACACTTGTACTGTGCGATAACTAATCCTGAAGTCGGTGTTTTCCCCAAACAGCAacatccaaatccaaatccaagtcagaattcgaattcaaattcaaatttaaatccAAATGCGGCGGTGGAAATGATAAATTCAGTGAATGCTGCTCATGAGCGGCTTATAGCAGCTCAAATTCGCGCTCAGATAGCGGCACGAGGAAGACAGGCTGCTCTGGACATAATCTAG
- the LOC125841124 gene encoding uncharacterized protein LOC125841124 — protein MGRQNRGTNAGPQDKQHFSHSHILKLIVNPTETVLTCNACEQPNNTNKPFYGCNTCQYFLHENCFNAPRFLNHSSHPAHPLTLLPSATYSSCSFTCKACDSAGNGFCFSCACCEFDIHLQCASCPSLILVDKHPHQLELNFGSPYEDKDSEYVCDICTEIMNKGNWLYYCSGCDFASHLQCVITSPEVGVFAKQQRPVPNPNSNSNSNPNPNPNRNPNARVEMINSANEGDEQIMAAQLRAQIAARGREACLDLMTPRRRYGYY, from the coding sequence atgggaagaCAAAACCGGGGTACAAATGCGGGACCTCAAGATAAACAACACTTCAGCCATTCCCACATCTTGAAACTAATTGTCAATCCAACTGAAACAGTACTCACTTGCAATGCTTGTGAACAACCAAACAATACTAACAAGCCTTTCTACGGCTGCAACACCTGCCAATACTTCCTCCATGAAAACTGCTTCAACGCTCCGCGTTTCCTCAATCACTCGTCACATCCTGCCCACCCTTTGACCCTTCTCCCAAGTGCGACTTATTCGAGTTGTTCCTTTACTTGCAAGGCTTGTGACTCTGCTGGCAATGGATTTTGCTTTAGCTGTGCTTGTTGTGAATTTGATATCCACTTGCAATGTGCATCTTGTCCGAGTTTGATACTTGTTGATAAACACCCGCATCAATTGGAGCTCAACTTCGGTTCTCCTTACGAAGACAAGGATAGTGAATATGTTTGCGATATCTGCACTGAAATAATGAACAAGGGGAATTGGTTGTACTATTGCAGTGGCTGTGATTTCGCGTCACACTTGCAGTGTGTGATTACTAGTCCTGAAGTCGGTGTTTTCGCCAAACAGCAGCGTCCAGTTCCAaatccaaattcaaattcaaattcaaatccaaacccaaacccaaatagaAATCCAAATGCAAGAGTGGAGATGATAAATTCAGCAAATGAAGGTGATGAACAGATAATGGCAGCTCAACTTCGTGCTCAGATTGCGGCACGAGGAAGAGAGGCTTGTCTGGACTTGATGACACCACGAAGACGATACGGTTACTATTAA